The DNA region TAAGTACTATCAATGTCAGTTGCTttctgtgtgtacatatatatatatatatatatatatatatatttgcagttTACAGCTTTACTCAGTTGTCATCCACATTGACTCTAGATTTTTTAAAGTGGTGACCGATATGTAGGTAACCAAAGTGCAGAGCTTATTTGGAAAATCTTCATTCTCATTATGTTTTCTGAACAATCTCATGCGGATGTGGTATTGGATGTTGCTTATTCCTTTAGCCCAGACAGCTTTGCTGAGCCTGGTATCAATGTGCACATCTGGAGTCCCCATCTCTTTCATGGCGAACTTCCAGATTTCTTTGAGTGTCCCAGGAGCATGCTTCTTGGAACTCACTCCATGGATGTGCTTGTGAATGCTGATTGTATACTTTTGGGTCACCACTTTGTTGATGGCAGAATGGCATTTCTTATTCTTGCCACCCTTCATTATGGGAGCTATCTTACAGGACCCAAGTTGGAAAGGAGTCTGTGTATTGTATTGCATATGTGAGGATGAAGGTTCATTTGTGAAGAATAATGGAACCATTTAGACAATAGTTATATTTTCTGAAGTAATGTATGGTGAAAGTAAGGCTGCTAACCTCTCTGATCATCTagaagaataataaaaattagaaatgagaGCAAAACTTATCTCCATGTCattaatgtaaaaattatttgGGGGGCACACCTTAGGGAATATCAAAGGGTTTTGCCAGCTGTGTTCATGGGAATTGTATCCAGTTGCTCATCAATGAGTCCTATTGGAACAGAAATAGCAGGGGGTGAGGTATTGCATGTCAGTATTGGTTATAATCCTCAACAATTGAGATAGCtgtttacccaaaccaaaataagAGATAAgcatggggctagcactgtggcatagtgggtaaagctgccacctgcagtggctccattccatttgggcaccagttctagtcccagctgctccacttctgatccagctctctgctaaggcctgggaaagcagtggaagacatcccaagcccttgggcccccgcacccacatggaagacccagaaaaagctcctggctcctggcttttgatctgtgcagatccagccgttgtggccagctggggtgtgaaccagcggattcaagacctctctctttctctctctgcttctgcctcttgtaactctgcctttcaaataaataaataaatcaaaaaaaaaataaaagagaagcagagaacaaCCAGCAAGAGCCTAGGGCTTATTCATTTGTAATCTCCCAGAAACCTTCATTCTGCCGGGGACTGTACTTTAGTAcagcacagagagaaaaagagtaagTCTCATTCTCTGCTCTTAAAAGACTCATGGTCTTGGTATGGTAAaacaaaataagaggaaaattGGAATCTAGtaataaaaattacaatacaACATCAAAGTGGTAGTTCTAGATCACTCAAGAGCTAAAGAATAGAAGTGCAGAAAGATTTGACAGTGCACATAACCCTTGAGATAGGGACAAAAAGATAGGATCTGTCTGGGTAGAAGAGTGGGAGAGGAACACTCCCCCAGTAGGAATAGGATGCATACAGGCATCAAAATACGACAAGGGAGGGTTGCATTAGGAAACTGAAAATGGGAAATATGGAAGTGCTCTACCATTTTATTATGGCCTATAGTTAGATTGTTTGATGTTTCAGATCACTTATTCATCTTTAAAATTCTGTCTGAGAATGGGTTCACCATCTGCTTTGAGCTGCTGTCGATGTGGGTTTGTCTTGTTGAATGACAGACATGATAATTTTGAAGGGCAAATGCAAACATGGAGGTACTTGCAGGGTTTCGTATATGTTGCAGACAATATAAGATAGAGGAGAATGCAAGTGGTCTCTGCATCAGAGCTGCAGCCTTTGGGGGGAGCTGATGCACTGCTCCCAAATGTGCACTGCTCTTTTGCCTTTGTGTGCATTGCATTCCCTATTCCATCTGCCTTCTCCCCTTTCTCGCCATGAGAAagtcatattcttattttttgaaataaagtgaaaattagaagctaTTAAAGTGGAAAAAATCCTCACCTGACCTGTGCATATTCCACATATCCACTTTGTTTGGGTATCTGGAGAAACAGATATAAAagctttttcttttgtctttataGTGTAAAGTGGTTGTCTGAATTTATTTCAATCAACTGAATTAGTCCAGAGTCAAGAGAACATCTGACTTGCAGAAACCACATTCATCATGGTTTGGTAATGATTGCATCAGTTAtgaagtgtgtttgtgtgtgtgtgtgtgtgcgcgtgtgcaggGAGAGAGTATAGGAGATTGAATTTTCCATTCACAAGTACAAAATGACCAAAAGCAAAGCATTCTGAAATTTTAATCTGTTTTCTTCATCTGAAAGCAGCTGTAATCCCTCAAATCATCAGCCTCTATAGAATTCTCAGCAGAGTGCTCCCTGCTCTGCTGTGTGTTACAGTAACCGCAGACAGATTGTCTGTAGTGTTAAGGGACAAATAATATGACCATATCCACTGGTTTCATCTTTAGATTGGCATCTGAATATAGGCAGTTGTTTTAAACTAGTAATTAGCTGAACCCTTGGGGAATTTCTTTTCAAAGTTCATGCTAGTCCTTATGTGTCTCATTATTTTGCTTATGTAGGCTGTCTtgttcaactaaataaatatatgtggTGATGATCTGGCTTCATTTTGACTCCCAATTTAATTTGATAGACATAGAAACTGATGGTACTGCATACAGTCTGTAGCAAAGTCAAAGATACAGTATTGCACTCTGGGATATTTATTTGGTTTCAGTGTTTATGTTCTACTTATAGAAGAACACAGTTAGGTAGATTTTTATGTTATGATGTGCTCACACCCTGGATTCcagatatataaatatgtatatatatatatatgcatacatatatatacatatttatatatgctgGCAGAATAAAGAAAACACTGAGTGAAGGATTTGGTTGGTAGTACAGTTGTATAGTAAAACATATATTGATTTGTTCACTCATGGTATCTTCCATAAGAGCATATTTCAGCCTTAAAATTTGCCCTGTCCCCACATATAGTCAAAGTACTTTGTAGGTATTGTTATGCGTTCTTTTCAAAGAGCATAATGTAAAACTGTGCTTAACCATGGTTTCTTTTTACTAAGAAGTCTCAGTACACTCATAATTAAATGAATTACTCATGAAAATTATGTGCCTTTCTTCTTGAATATATTGTGTAACTCCACAAATATTCTGAACGTCCTCACATTTTTATATTACAGTGGTTTCCTACCATAATATATACCTCctgattttaaattctttataaaaagaagtGTGGAAAATAAAAGGGTTGGAAGATAAATTTGAAGAATtctttgtgtcgctccccctcttcgtggaggagcaacacaggaccctgcgctgttctttcgtctgctcggccctccccgggtttgctgctggttcttcccgggttggctactatcccttccacctccgtggaagggcagttccccctggccgcattccccacttccgcaggggagcggcagaccgccggccggctctttcgggggctgcacgggttcccttagatgttccccatagatgttcctggtgcatgccgtctctctcctcctttatagtccttctctgccaatcccaactcggctgcccacacgccgagtacgctgctctccaatcaggagcaagtcctacagttaattggttgaactggaggcagctgtgcggaagctgtttacttctctcccagcgccatattgtgggagagcagatgcatagaataagtcttaattccagtaacagtctagtccggtttgctccccacagatccccctttctttttatttttggcgttgatacgcgcctgtcttcggtgtcccgcggcacacactctactctacttgctagagttgccacaggctcttacaagtcctatcaatcaggaaaaccgaatccgggtcctctcttcgccattgtgaggaggtttttaggcgctgatgcatgcctgtgttcggtgccctgcagcgcatgctctgctctgcctgcaggggacttacaaaacctatcaggcaaaccgaatccaagccttctcattgccttattgtgggggagacttattagtgttggttcgtgcctatcttcggtgacctgcagctcatactctggtcgagctttgctggcgcttaccgccttaaatcaggcagaccgaatccaagcttaatattgttgtattgtggggaagccttactgatgttaattcgtgcctgtcttcggtgacctgcggcgcataagctgctagctgcccgcaggtgctcatcgcctcacttgattaggcagaccgaatccaagctctcacattgcagtgttgtagggaggcctttttatttctctatttctctatctccgggcattcctatttctcccattttacttctatcttccagcattcctatttttctcactttacttctaaacttctgtttctcttatccctgcggcttcccgctctcattcttatccccgcggcttcccggctgcgcccgccccgaggctgcttttcggcggcttcccggctgagccgcttcagcccgcgcctctctcatctgcgcagcttcccggctttgcgcggcttcccggcgcctcgccccgccggcgggttcccggctctgcgcgcacgctccgcggtctccacgcacttcgcgcccgcaccacggcctcgcgccaacgccccgtgctctctctgcacgcggcggcttccgcgaatgtttccgccaccaccggcattcagtccaagttccccggactaacctggcgaattctggcggcccacgtctctgcctctggttccagatcttcgcctcttgctccccagggtgacttgaagaattccaagatggcttggcctgcactcgcggcttcatcctccctaacatttttctctacccggtgtgtttccctaagttttcttccaacaatattcctccctcatttctcctggcctctccccacagtccgtatccaagtctaagtttcttataggtttcactttcactttcaacctgcagtccgtatctgagtctaagtttcttcttgctttcactttaaatcctaacttctttcccacagtccgtatccgagtccaagcctcctctaggtttcactttcgctttcagtctcctagcttccccgccatagtccgcatccgagtctacgaaagctttcactttcgctttcaaatcctaacttctttcccacaatccatatccgagtctatgcctaggctttcaatagcttcttccggcacctaggctctttgctagtctctctctccagtattttcctgcttcttcccgtttcttccctcctaagtttcatatccgtcctaggtttcctatccgagtcacggcaccattatgtcgctccccctcttcgtggaggagcaacacaggaccctgcgctgttctttcgtctgctcggccctccccgggtttgctgctggttcttcccgggttggctactatcccttccacctccgtggaagggcagttccccctggccgcattccccacttccgcaggggagcggcagaccgccggccggctctttcgggggctgcacgggttcccttagatgttccccatagatgttcctggtgcatgccgtctctctcctcctttatagtccttctctgccaatcccaactcggctgcccacacgccgagtacgctgctctccaatcaggagcaagtcctacagttaattggttgaactggaggcagctgtgcggaagctgtttacttctctcccagcgccatattgtgggagagcagatgcatagaataagtcttaattccagtaacagtctagtccggtttgctccccacactttgctCACATAAGTTATGAGGAGATTCACATCAAAATGAGATAAGTATTCTTGGGCTACCTGGTCATTGTCCTTTCAAATAACAGACAATCTTGATGGTGAACTAGACTACAATGTGGATGAGCTAACTCACTcatggaagaagtcaaattaaTTGAGTATCTTGTTTGGCCATTCTGTTTATATGAAGCAGCCAATCCCTGGTTGAGttgaatataccacattttctttatgcattcatcagATATAGTCACCTTTgctgattccatgttttagctattgtgaacagtgctgctataatcATGGTGGTGCAGGAATCAATTAGATGTCTTTTGTGCATATACACAGTAGTAggtttgctggatcatatggctaGTGTAGTTCTAGTTTTTCAAGAAGTCTCCATAGCGTTTTCCACTGCGGCTACACTAAATCACAGTATCACCAACTGTGCATAagagttcctttttctccacatccccaccagcatttgCTACTTCCTGTATTTTGGATAATAGACATTCTGATGGGAATGTAGTGATATCTCATTACATTTCCCTGATAGTGATGTTGAAAATTTGCCCAAGTATTTGTTGGCCATGTGTTTTTATTGTATTGAGaattgtctattgaggtcctttgcccatttcttaactagattggtAGAACTTTTGAGTTGCTCATATATTCTGCgtattaattctttgtcagataagtagcttgcaaatatttttcctcattctgttggATATCTCCTTACTCTATTGGttgtttcctttgatgtgcagaagTTTCTGACTTGGATATAATCACTTTTGTTTAGTATTCTTCTGTTGCTTGTACATTGGGGGTCTTATCAAAGAAGTCATCACCTTTACTGATGTCTTGAAGTGCTCCCCTATCTCTTCTTACAGCATGTTTGTGCTCTCAGGTCTTGAACTTAGGTCTTGATTCATCTTGTAAAGagaaagcatttctttttatttttataaatatatatttatttatttgaaagagttacacagagagacgagaggcaaagagagagagagatagaggtcttccatctgctggttcactcccctactggccacaatggccaaggctgcaccgatccggagccaggaactacgagcttcttttgggtctcccacatgggtgcaggggcccaaggacttgggccatcctccactgctttcccaggccatagcagagagctggatcagaaggggagtagccgggacttgaaccagatcctaagtgggatgccagcactgcaggtggtggctttacccactatgccacagtgccagctctgagaAAGCATTTCTATTTATCACCTGGGCCCCATTTCCTCTAATGCTGGAAATAATTCTTATTGGGTTGTACAGAAAGATCAAGCTCTGCAATATATCTTGTATGCAAATGCCTAACTGACCTGTCAAACAACATTCTCTATAAAACATAGCTGGTTGTGGCCCATGCAAGCTTCCTTCAAGctatttcctcttttttcctcttgtgtacctttgcttttataaatttttaatgtatGCACTTAAAAAGAGTCAGGTGTTTTACTTGCAGTTAAATTTCCTAGGAAATAATTCTGAGATAGAAATTAGCACTTTGGAAGATTATTAGAGTTCTTAGGTCAACAAGTGTAAATAAAAGCAGATTTGTTTGGGTAGTGGAGAGCTGGGCCCAATGGTGATATCAAGAAAGCTTTGAAACACCTACCAAATTTTCTGAATCTAGCATAGCCTTATAGAGATGTCTCAGGCTGGGGGCTAATGGGCAAGACCTTTTAGCCCCTGTGTTGAGCAATCATTGGCTATGGGCTGCTTAAGAATTGGCTTTCTCTTCAACAGAGGTGATTCTCAAGGCAAGCTGGTGACAGGGTTATTTGCACTGTTGGGGAGGTCTGAGTGGCACATCACAGATTCTACTAAACCATCTCATAGAGGTTGTACTTCTTCTCAATGCAATTATTTAGTCAatcatttttgcatctatatagTAGACTTggagaaaaaaagattcatttttttaaaagagcagaattattttattttaaagaccacAAAGTCAAAGTGTTAAAGATAAAATTACATGCAAGCTTTTtagaaatttctgttttcttttgtatatCACAAACAAGCTTTATGAAGTGACCAGCTATTTGGGTCCAAAGTGATTGCAATTTGACAACTTTATATAAAACACACTATATAAATGGTTAAAAACAGCATAAAAACATAGAAGAGGTCTACAAGGAAGGTGTTTTATAGAAGTCtttcaattttcatttcacttaacaaaaaTGCAAGTTGAAATTATAGATCTAGTCTAGTTATGGGCAGGCTTGCTTGTGGTTACCAATCTGTGACCTATACTCAAAGTGAATGTTTTAACCTTACACGAAATAACTGGTCAAGGAATGTATACTTAGACATTTACAGTTAAAATGAAGTGTTGAAAAATTTTCTCACATTTATGgattgccattttattttattttaatttttttagcccttgtctattactcttgggaaacttttttttttctacttactatgtGTTGAATTtacttagtagagggttaagcttatgatgtttttataaagtaaataaaaattatgccatggtgaaaattaaaagaaaataagaaaggaaggaggcggGAGAGTGATAGTGAGTAATGGGGGacatggtgggaagtatcattatgctcttaaaaatgtatctatgaaaaatatgaaatttttgaccttctataaataaaaaatttaaaaggaaaaatctatAAAAACCCATAAAGAACACACCAAGCCTCAATTTTCTCTGTTGTGAAAATTCATCGTTGTTTAATTTTTAAGGGCAGATATATTAGTTCTGAGCAAGGAAGACAACAGGCAGTTTTTACTGCCTTCGATCATTGAATAAAATgtatgtttaattaaaaaatcatatCCAAAAAACTGATTAAGGTGagataatttttcttgtttttaaattttttaaagatttatttatttatttatttgtgaggtagagttacagacagtgagagggagagacagagagaaaagtcttccttctgttggatcactccccagagggccacaatgcctggagctgtgccgatccacagccaggagtcaggtgcttcttcctgctctccaacgtgggtgcagagcccaagaacttggatcatcttattctgttttcccaggcaacagcagagaactggactggaagaggagcagccgggattagaactggaacccatatgggatgccagtaccgcaggttgaggattaacctactgtgccacagcgctggccccaagatcagataattttttaattgaagttATAAGTAGACTCAATTTGAATAACTTTAATTGATAAATTGAATGGAAGGaaacaatttcttatttttatacaaaatattGACATTCAGATAGTGTGATATGTAATTTACTACTATGTCATTGTCATCAGTGACAAACTGGTAACTAAAGATAATGAAGCCAAAAAGGATTTAAAATTGAACACTGTACCAGAAAAAAATTGTTATGCCATCAGAAAGCTTATATGTGAAATATGAGAGACAATTTCTGTTTTGactacaattttaaaaactggtgaaagggggctggcactgttgtgtaatgggctaaacctctgcctgtggagccggcatcccacatgggcacctgttctgtcccagctgctcctcttcttatccagctctctgctatggcctgggaaagcagtagaagatggctgaaatccttgggcccttacacctgcgtggaagatctgaaagaagctcctggctcctggcttcggatcagcccagctctagccattgcagccaattgggtagtgaaccagtgaatggaagaattctctctctttttgcctttgcctgtctgtaactctatctttcaaataaataaataaatctaaaaaaaaacctgGTGAAGGATAATGAGTTTTAAAGATGAAAGCtatatcttttttatatat from Oryctolagus cuniculus chromosome 8, mOryCun1.1, whole genome shotgun sequence includes:
- the LOC100345958 gene encoding large ribosomal subunit protein eL31-like, which produces MVPLFFTNEPSSSHMQYNTQTPFQLGSCKIAPIMKGGKNKKCHSAINKVVTQKYTISIHKHIHGVSSKKHAPGTLKEIWKFAMKEMGTPDVHIDTRLSKAVWAKGISNIQYHIRMRLFRKHNENEDFPNKLCTLVTYISVTTLKNLESMWMTTE